Within Hyalangium ruber, the genomic segment CGCGGGCGGCGCCGCGGATGTGGAGCCCGGCCCCTGGGCCCACGTGGACAAGTCGCCCCAGCCCGGAGACGTGCGCCAGCGACTCTATGGCCAGGTGTCCCACGAGCTGGGCCTGGACCGAGACCGCTCCGGCGCGCCCCTACGGCGGGGAGAGGCCCTGGGCGGCGGAGGCAAGGCGGGAGGCGAGGAATACGCATGCGCCGAGGCGCTCTCCTCCCAGGAGCACGTCACGCTGGTGTCCGGCACGCTGAGCTTCGCCTCGGGCAACGTGCTCTCCATCGACGTGCCGGGGCAGGGGCCGATGAAGCTGCTCGCCGACGAGGGTACGTGCGCGGTGCAGGCCCGTCGTGTGCGCTCCATCGAGTCGCTGCAGGAGGGCACCGAGGTACGCGCCTCCTACGTGCTGAAGGACGGAGCGTCCGTGGCGCGGGTGGTGCGCGCCGAGCCCGAGCGTCCCCAGCGCTGAGCGGCCGGGGGGGAGTCCTCCCCGGGCACGGCTCGTCGTAAGGTGGGGGGATGCACGAGGAGCTCCTGCAGAAGATGGCCCGTGCCCGGGATGCCGCCTACGGCACGCTGGGGAGGATGGAGGCCGACGTCCTCACCTTCATCCTCAACCCCACCTTCAACGGCGGTCCGCGCTGGCCCAGCCTGCGTCAGGCCTGGCGGGTCATCCACCGCCCGGGCGGCATGCTGCTCGCCAGCGACGGGCTGTCGGATCCGTTCGATGACCAGGACGGGCCCTCCATGGGCTTCGGCATCGAATGCATCCTCGAGACGGACGAGCCGCTGCCGCGCGTGCAGGACAGCTGGCCCTTCCAGGCGCTCGTGCAGGTGTGCCAGACGGCCGCGGGCCACGGCGGCCTGCGCCAGCTGCTCGATGAGATGAAGCTCGTGTCGGTGGAGCTGTCCGGCGAAGGCATGCCCGATTCGCTCGTCACCGCCGATGACTCGGTGGGCGTGTTGCTCGGCATGGGCTCCAGCACCCTGCCCACCCTCATCCAGACTCCCGCCGGAGACGTACACCTGGTCACCGTGAAGCTGCTGCTCGCCGAGGAGCTCGAGTACGTGCGACAGAACGGTGCCAAGGGCCGCGCCGAACTGGCCCGCCGCTTCGCGCGCAACGGTGAGGAGCACCTGTCGCGCGCCCGTCGCGCGCCCGTCATCTGAGGCACGAAGTCCACATCCAAAGACCTCTTCACTAAACGCTTAGGGTATGATGGATCGACATGACCCTCAGGGTTACTCCGATGCGCCGCCTGGGGCGCGTCGGACCCCCGAAACGGAATGGCGAACCCATGGAAAAACCCCTTGCGAGCATTCTCGGAGCCGTGGCGCGCACCGCACGCATGCGGGCGGGATTGACCCAGGAAGACGTGGCCGAGCGCATCGGCATGGCCTCGGAAGTGTACGGGCGCATGGAGCGCGGGCAGATGCTGCCGCGCGTGGAGAACCTGCGGCGGTTGTGCCTGGTGCTCAACGTGCCGCCGCACGAGCTGCTCGGCCTGGAGGCGATGACGGGCGATGCGGGCTTCCCGTGGGAGGAGGCCAAGGGCCGCGCCGATGAGACCGCGGACATGCGGCGACTGCTGCGCCGCATGCGCAAGCTCAGCGCCGCGCAGGTGAAGCTGTTGAGCCTCATCGCCGGAGCGATGGTTCACAAGGGCAAGCCCGCCAAGGGCAAGAAGGGAACCCCGCGTCCGTGAGCCGGGCTACGGCAGCCGAGCCCCCCGCACGGTGGCGGTGCGCTGCCGGCCCTCGTCCCACAGCTGCAAGGTGAAGGTGCGCGGAGAGATTCCCGGGCCCGGCATCTCCAGCTCCAGCCACACGAAGTCCGAGGCCCCCGGGGCGAGCGGCTCCCTTCGCTGAATCCACAGCGCCTGCTTTACCTGTCCGGACGCGTCCGTCAGCGAGGCGCCCGCGAGCACCCAGGGACGGGCGTCCCGGTTGCGCAGCAGCACCTTCACCGCCAGCCGCGAGCGCGTGCCATGCAGGGAGAGGCGCTCCACCTGCACCACCTCCCCCGGGGCGGCGGTGAGCTCCGACTTGTCGAGCCGCAGCGCGCGAATGTCCCTTTCGTCGAACATGCCGCCGATCAACATGGCCGCCAGGCTCGGTGGGTCGCCGAAGGGCTCGGAAGTGCGCGCGCGCTCGGCCTGGCACTGCTGGAGCGCCGCCTCCAGCTGCTCGGCCCGCGCGGGGCAGGAGTCCGTGGGCGACGGGGGGCGGGACACCTCCACCAGTCGCTCGGCCTGGGCGGAGCGGGCCACGAGGCTGAACGCCGCGCGCGTGGGGGCGGTGCCCGGGGCGAAGCGCACCTCCAACCGAAGCCGCGCGGTGGCGGGGAGCTTCTCCGTGGGAACCAGCACCAGCGTGCGGCCGGCCGCCTCCACCCGCTCGAAGTGCTCACGTCCCTCCAGCACCACCTCGCCCTCGAGGAGGGGCGCGTCGAAGAGCAGCGTGGTGGACAGGCCCGGGGCGATGCAGACCTCGGGGGGAGAGGCCGTGCCATCCGCCAGCTCGAGGCGTCGGCCCTCCGGTTGGCAAGGGGCAGGCTGCGCCCGCGCGAGGGGGGCACCCGCCAGCGGCAGGAGCACCAGGAGGCGGACGAGGCATGAGGAGCGCAAGCGGCGGAACCTCCAGGGGGGGATGGCGCGCAGGCACCGCCTCTATCATGCCTCTGGAGCCAGGGAGGCGCACGGCCGCTGGTACGCCCCCCTGGCGGAACGGCTCAATGCTTGTAGAAGTCAGGGGACACGTAGGACACGGGCAGCACCTTCATCGCCCCGTCCTTGGAGCCCTTCAGGAAGGGCTGTCCGGTCTCCCCGTCGTCTCGGCCGACCAGGTGCCCGCAGAAGGGGAAGCGCCGGCCGTCCGGGAAGCGCACCTCGGTGAAGCGCGCATACAGCCTGTCGCCGATGAAGAAGTCGCCGATGATGGCGGTGCCCACCGGCATCTTCTTCCAGCGCAGCTGCTCGAAGGTGGTGACTTCGTGGCGCCCCTCGCGCACCAGCCAGAATTCGCCCTCCTCCCAGAACTCGCCCTTGTGGTTGCCGGGCATGGCGACTTCGTGGAGCACCGGCTCGGAGATGCCCAGGTCCCTGCGCATGGCCTCCGCGGCGCCCGGGGGACAGAGCTGCGAGAGCGCGCCGTCGGGGCGCACGACGGGGTCGGTGGAAGCACAGCTCCCCGTGAGGATGCAGGCGGCGAGCGCGCCGGCGAACTTGCTGGGCGGGCTGGCGCCGGAGCCGCGGGGCTGCTCCGGCTCCGGCGCCTGCGGGGGCTCGGAGTGCTTCGCGGGTGCTTTGGGCCTCATGAGGGATGGACCTTTCTGTGGTGGGAGGGAAAGGGGCGCCTGGACAAGGGGCCAGGTCCCGGCATCGGTAGAGGGGAGGGCGAAGGGAAGGGTGTCCTCGGTGCCCGAGTCGCTCGCCGTGAGCGGGGGGAGCGCCTCCAGCGGTGAAGGGGCCTCCATGGCGGTGGGCGGGGGCGGGGGCAGGCCCGGCGAGCTGTCTCCTCCGCCGCGCAGCGCCGCCAGGGCCACCGCGAGCAGCACCCCGGCCGTGAGGGTCGCGAGCGCCCAGCGCCACCGCCTCGGCGCCTGCCGCGCCGGCGCCACGGTGGGCGCGCTCGCCTCGCTCACGGGGGGCGGGGGCAGCCGCTCCAGGCTCGGCACGGGCACGGCGATGGGCGCGGCGACGGGTGCGGCGCCCATGCCCTCGGTCGTCGCGGTGTCCGCGCCGGGCAGCAGGGGCGCGTCCCACGCGGGCGCCTCGTCGCGCAGCAGCGCCTGGAACTGCTCATGCAGCACCCGGCCGCTGGCGGGGCGCTCCTCGGGGCGCTTCGCGAGCAGCCGCAGCACCAGCTCCGCCAGCGCGGGCGGCACGCTGGGGTTGAGCGTGTCCGGCGAGGCGGGCATCTTCGTTTCAATGAGCCCGATGAGGACATCTCGGGGCAGGTGCGGCGGGAAGGGCGGCGCGCCGGTGAGCACCTCGTAGAGCGTGGCGCCCAGCGCGTAGAGCTCATCGGTGGGCTGGAAGGGGTAGCGCGCCTCGGGGTCGGTGTACTGCTCGCGGTGGAAGCGCAGCGCCTCGGGGGTGCGCAGGTGCGGGGTGCCCGGCGGCAGCGGCCCCTCGGTGAGCGGCGAGGAGACGGCGGAGTGCTCGGCGGCGCCGAAGTCCACCAGCACCGGCTGCCCGTCGGCGGCGCGCACCAGGATGTTGGTCCCCTTCAAGTCGCGGTGGTGGACGCCCTGGGCGTGCAGCGCGGCCAGCGTGAGCGCCAGCGTGTCGAACAGGCGCACCACCTGGCGCGGCGTGGGGCGCGCCTGCTTCACCCAGTCCACGAGGGTGAGGCCCTCCACGTAGTCCATGACGACGTAGTGGAAGCCGCTGCGTGGGTCGGGCCAGCGCCCGTGTCCCCAGACGCGCACCACGTTGGGGTGGGAGATGAGCAGCAGGCAGGCCAGCTCGCGCCGCGCGCGCGCGTCCGTGCGATTGAGGTCCTCGCTGTCGGGCCCGTGGACGGCGAACTTGAGGGCATACTCGGTGCCGGCGGACTCCACGCGGAACACCGCGCCGAAGCCTCCCGTGCCCAAGGGGCCCTTGATGCGCCAGGGGCCCACCATCATGTCCGGCAGCAGGTGGCGGGGGTGCTGCATCAAACGCGCTCCAGAGACGCTTCGAGCAGAGCCGACCGCCGGCTCACCCGTCGCGTCTCCACCGGCCCGCCTTCGTGAGGGGCCATGTGACCCAGCAGGAGGGTCTGAATCAGTATGACCCGTAGGGAGGGTTGGTTCAAGAAAGATGACCCATTGGGTTGAGCCAAGGGTGCGTGACGTGTCCACGAGGCGTGCGAGCCGCTAGAGTCGGCGCATGGTCGACGAGCTGGTGCGAACGCTGGGACTCCGGCCTCACCCGGAGGGCGGTTACTACCAGGAGACATACCGAGCGCCGCTGCGGGTGGAGACGCCGCGAGGGCCGCGCTCGGCGGGCACGGCCATCTACTACCTGCTGCCGCGCGGGGCCTTCGCCGCGTGGCACGAGGTGGCCTCGGACGAGGTGTGGCACTTCTACGACGGGGCGCCGCTGACGCTCTACCTGTTGAGTGAGCGAGGGCTGGAGACGGTGGTGCTCGGCCGGGACGTGGCGCGCGGCGAGCGGCCTCAAGTGGTCATCCCCGCCGGGGTGCTGCAGGCGGCGCTACCGAAGGGGGACTACACGCTGGTGGGCTGCACGGTGGCGCCGGGCTTCGACTTCGCGGACTGGCGGATGCCCCCGCGCGAGGAGCTGCTGGCCCGCCACCCGGAGCACGCCGAGCTGGTGCGCCAGCTCACCCACCCGGGCTGAGCCGGGCGGGGGAAATGCACCTCCCGCATATAATGATGCGGGAGGTCTCCGGAGGCAGGGAGGATGTGGGTGCATGGCGCGTAAAGCCGCCGGCATGCGCACGTTCCCACGCAACTTGTTCTCCGCCGGGCGGATACCTCTTTTGTACCGAGATTTTCGCCTCCGAACCTGGGGGGAGGGATCAGCGAACACGGCGACCACGTCCACGTGGCGTACAGAGACACGGGGGCTCCGGCGAGGGAGCCCCGCTACGCGGCCCGCGAGCGCTCCGGCGAGAACCGGAAGGCGCCGCGGGCCGACGCTTTTTTGCAGTCCCAACGGTGTGCCTGGGGCCACGTGGGGGGTTGGGTAGACTGGGGGGATGATTCGCTCGGTCCGCTTCGAGAACTTCCGGTGCCTGAGGGAGGTGGAGCTGCCCTTGGAGCCGTTGACGGTGCTGGTCGGGCCGCAGGCCTCGGGGAAGACGGCGGTGCTGGACGGGCTGGACTTCCAACCGGGCTGCGACGTGAAGGACTACTGGCGGCAGGAGGAGACGGGCCGGCCGGTGGTGGAGTGGCGCTACGAGAACGGGCGGCGCATGCGGGTGGAGTACCCGCTGCGGGCGCTGGACTCCACGCCGATGCAGGGGCACACGCTGCAAGCGTTGGCGTTGGACCTGGCGGCGATGCGGGAGGAGGGGCGCGGGGGGCGCTCGCCGGTGTTGAACCGGACGGGGGACAACCTGTCGGAGGTGTTCGCGGCATTGCCGCCGGAGGCGCGGCAGCGGGTGGTGGAGGAGCTGTGCCGGCTGGTGCCGACGGTGGGCGGGGTGGAGCTGCGGGAGGGGAAGGGGCGCACGCAGCGGCTGCGGTTTCGGGACGCGTGGCGGGAGGACCTGTGGATTTCGCCGGACCGGGTGGGGGACACGGTGCTGGTGCTGCTGGCGTACCTGGTGCTGCCGTACCAGCGGCCGCCGCCGGACGTGCTGACGGTGGACATGCCGGAGCGGGGGCTGCCGCCGTGGTTGTTGGGGGATGTGATGGCGTGGCTGCGGGGCATGACGACGGGGAAGCTGGGAGGCGAGCCGGTGCAGGTGGTGCTGGCGACGTCGTCACCGGAGCTGCTGGAGCACGTGTCCCCGGAGGAGGTGCGAGTGTTCTCGCGAGAGCCGGAGGATGGCTCGGTGCGGGTGAGCGCCTCGCCGGAGGACGTGGCGGACTGGCGCCAGCGGCTGGCGATGATGTGAGCGGGCGCCCCTCCGTGTGACGGCTTTACTCGGAGGGCTCTTCGAGAGGCGCTTGCGGCTCCTCCCCCGCGGCGGCCATGGAGAAGGGGTAGAGCGCTCGGTGGTGGATATTGGGGTGATACACGGCGAGGTGGGGTTCCCCTGAGATGGTGATGACGGCCTGTTGGGGGGGCGCGGCCTCGTTTTCGAACCAAGCCTCGGCCTCCTGCTTCGTGGCGAAGGACGCCACGGGCGGGGGCAGCCCGTCTCGAATCCGAGCGCCAAGGAAGTACTCGAGAACGGGGTGGGGGAAGAGGCGGCGGTGCTTCAGCTCTCGGTTGTAGGAGAGCAGGTGGTATCGGTCCGCAATCAGGACGTAGGCCGACGAGGGTGGCTCAGGGAGTGCCTGCAACCAGGCTTCCGCCTCCTCGCGCGTGTCGAACGAAGCCACCACGCGCGGAGGGTCGTTGGAGGCGAGGTGCTGGCGATAGTCCTCGAAGGCGTAGAGCTGGCCCGTGGAGTCGATGAACAAGAGGGCATCGAAGAGGACATCCAGAAGCTCTTGTTGCTCCTCGGAGGGAGCCTTCGCCCGCAGCTCCGCGAGCAACTCCTTGGCCTTGGAGGTGAGCTTGCGAGAGTTCATCGCGGGCCCTCCGCGACAGGAACACCATGCTGGAGTTCCGGGGATGTCATCAGGATTACCGGCGCCAGGACAACGAGCCCCGCGCCTGCGGAGACGACCACGAAGGTCACCCCTGCGATGATGATGACACTTCCCACCAGAAGGCCCGCCCGGTGGCGCTTCAACCAGTCGATGGCCCCGTCCGTCGCCGTGAACTCCTGAGGGCGGAGCCGCTCCAACTCCAGACAGTCGTCATAGGCCTGTTGGCACTCTCCTCGGCAGAACTCGGATTTCCCGCCCCGCTTGCGTGGAGAGGTGAAACCCCCGTACCCAGGAGGAAGCGGGCGATCCATGCATTTGCGGTAACAGTCCTGGTTCTCCTGGTCACAATCCCTCGGCCGAGCTGTTACAGGCACGAACTGACCTACCTGGCTGTCGGGGTGGAGCTGGTAGGCGGAGAGTTCAAAGCTTTCGACGGGGTGCCACACGTGGGTGAGCTGGCCGTCCGGGTGCTCTTGGAGGATGAGCACGAATCGGGAAGGGCTGTCGAGGCTCGTTGAGGACAGGGAGACATGGCGGGTGGCGCTACACGAGGCGAGCAGTGCGCTCACGGTCGCCGCCACGAACTTCTGGAGCGTCATCTCCGGTCCTCGGGTGGGCAGTTGCGAGACGTGGACCGGAGTCACCATGACCGGCCAGTCCGGGGATGCTATCCCGCTCCGAAGCGAGGAGGCAGCCACCGCATGCACCGCAGGCAACACCAGGGTGAGGAGGTGCCGGGCAGGATGCATCCGACGGGCCTGGAGGCGGGCACGCAGGTGGAGGACTGGCGGCTGCTGGGAAGGCACGAGGCAGGCAGCTTCGGGGTGGTGTACCTGGCGGTGCGGGTGGGCGCGGAGGCAGCCGGTCCCTGCGCGCTGAAGCTGGCCCGAGCCCGGGGAGACGCGCGACTGAGCCGGGAGGTGGGGCTGCTGGGGCGGGTACGGCATCCGAACGTGCCTCGGCTCCAGGGACACGGCGAGTGGTACGGCTTTCCGTACGTGGTCACGGAATGGGTGGAAGGGGTGTCCCTGTCGAGGTGGACGCGGCTGTGCAACCCCTCGGGACGGCAGGTGACGCGGCTGCTGGCGAAGCTCGCGGGAGCGCTGGCGGCGGTACACGCGGTGGGCGGAGCGCACCGGGACATCAAGAGCGAGAACGTGTTGGTGCGCCTGGAAGACGGCGAGCCGATGCTGACGGACTTCGGAGCAGGCACCTGGGAGGGAGCCGCCCCGCTGACGGTGAACGGCCCTCCGGGGACGCCGCTGTACTACAGCCCGGAGCGGCTGCGCGCGCACCTGAACCTGCTCCCCCCGGGAGCACCCAGTGGCGCCGGACCGGCCGATGACGTGTATGGCCTGGGAGTAACGGCCTTCCGGCTGCTGACGGACACCTACCCCTTCACGGAGCTGGAAGAGGAGCAACGGACGCAGGAGCGGCTACGGGGTCGGCTGCCACGAGCACCGCACGAGGTGAACCCGGGAGTGCCAGTGGAGCTGAGCGCATGGGTGATGCGACTGCTGGCGGCGCGCCCCGAGGAACGCCCATCCATGTGGCAGGTAGCGGAAGCATTGTCGAAGGCACAGGAGAACACCCCGGAGCAGCCGCTCTTCGCCTGGGAGACGGACCCCGAGCGGTTGGGCCCGGGGCGGCGGCTGGCTTCCCGGATGGAGTACGAGCTGTTGCTGGTGCGAGCGCGGGCGGAGGAGAACCAGGCACGGGTGGCCGCTGAAATCGAGCGAGCCCAGGCGGAGCGGGAAGCACCGCCACCCTCCGAGCCCGAGTCACTGTCGCCCCCACACCCCAAGGAGCGCAAGGCGCGGTCTCGCCGTGCCCGTGCGCAGCAGTCGTGGCTCGCGGCGGTGGGGCTCGTCGTCCTCGCCCTCGGTGTGTGGTGGTCATCGGAGGTGCCGTCGCCAGCGCCAGCCGACGACAAGAGGGATGCGGGGACGGTGGGCCTGGGTGACACGCCACTTCCTGCTCCCTCGCGGGCGGTGTCGTCCGAGTCAGAGCGAAGCGGCATGGGCCTCGACATGCCGATGAAGCCGCTTCCCGGCCAGCGCGGGCCGCCCTGTCGGAAGCCTGCGGTCGAGATCTACGGTGGGTGTTGGGTCGCGATAGAGGAACAGTCCCCGCCGTGTAGTGACGATGCCTACGCCTGGAAGAACCGCTGCTACTGGCCCATTCGAGGCCCCCAGAAACCCGCGACCTCGGACCTTCCCGAAAGCCCAGGCGAACGTTGAGCGATGGCCTGAACTATCGGGAAGGGAGGTCCCACCGGGATGCCCACGCGGGGCGGTCGGGCAAACAAAACCTGTCTGACAACCAGACAGGTTCGGCGGGAGTGCCATGGGGCGGCACCGCTCAAGGCCCACGACTGACGCCCGATAAAACCTGTCTGACAACCAGACAGGTTTGGCGGGAGCGCCATGGGGCGGCACCGCTCGAGGCCCCTGACCGGTGCCCGATAAAACCTGTCTGACAACCAGACAGGTTCGGCGGGAGCGCCATGGGGCGGCACCGCTCGAGGCCCCTGACCGGTGCCTGACGCGGGTCGCCGGGAGGGCAGTGGCCGCGCGCCGGGCCCTACGCGTTGATGGCGACGGTAAGGGTCGCCACATAGCCACCGCTGACGCTGCCCGTGACGGTGGCCAGCTGCGAGTCCGAGCCATCGCTGAACACGTTGTCGTTGGACAGGGTGACCCGCTGCAGGTTGGTGACGCTGCTCTGGTAGCCGGTGGTGGCGTACACGGCGTCGCAGGCATCCTCGGGGAGGGCGAGCTGGGAGGTGGCCAGCTTGTTACCGGCGGAGGTGGCGGAGGCGAGGTTGGGGTAGACCTCGAAGTGGATGTGCGGCCAACGGCCCGAGTAGCAGGCGGGGAAGATGGTGGTGAAGGTCACCTGGCCATTGCTGTCGGTGGCCTGGACGCCGCGCAGGTAGTTCTGGTTGGTGACGCCGGAGGAGTAGAGCGAGTAGCGGCCCTCGCGGTCGCAGTGCCA encodes:
- a CDS encoding serine/threonine protein kinase; translation: MQHPRHLLPDMMVGPWRIKGPLGTGGFGAVFRVESAGTEYALKFAVHGPDSEDLNRTDARARRELACLLLISHPNVVRVWGHGRWPDPRSGFHYVVMDYVEGLTLVDWVKQARPTPRQVVRLFDTLALTLAALHAQGVHHRDLKGTNILVRAADGQPVLVDFGAAEHSAVSSPLTEGPLPPGTPHLRTPEALRFHREQYTDPEARYPFQPTDELYALGATLYEVLTGAPPFPPHLPRDVLIGLIETKMPASPDTLNPSVPPALAELVLRLLAKRPEERPASGRVLHEQFQALLRDEAPAWDAPLLPGADTATTEGMGAAPVAAPIAVPVPSLERLPPPPVSEASAPTVAPARQAPRRWRWALATLTAGVLLAVALAALRGGGDSSPGLPPPPPTAMEAPSPLEALPPLTASDSGTEDTLPFALPSTDAGTWPLVQAPLSLPPQKGPSLMRPKAPAKHSEPPQAPEPEQPRGSGASPPSKFAGALAACILTGSCASTDPVVRPDGALSQLCPPGAAEAMRRDLGISEPVLHEVAMPGNHKGEFWEEGEFWLVREGRHEVTTFEQLRWKKMPVGTAIIGDFFIGDRLYARFTEVRFPDGRRFPFCGHLVGRDDGETGQPFLKGSKDGAMKVLPVSYVSPDFYKH
- a CDS encoding helix-turn-helix domain-containing protein; its protein translation is MEKPLASILGAVARTARMRAGLTQEDVAERIGMASEVYGRMERGQMLPRVENLRRLCLVLNVPPHELLGLEAMTGDAGFPWEEAKGRADETADMRRLLRRMRKLSAAQVKLLSLIAGAMVHKGKPAKGKKGTPRP
- a CDS encoding serine/threonine protein kinase produces the protein MHRRQHQGEEVPGRMHPTGLEAGTQVEDWRLLGRHEAGSFGVVYLAVRVGAEAAGPCALKLARARGDARLSREVGLLGRVRHPNVPRLQGHGEWYGFPYVVTEWVEGVSLSRWTRLCNPSGRQVTRLLAKLAGALAAVHAVGGAHRDIKSENVLVRLEDGEPMLTDFGAGTWEGAAPLTVNGPPGTPLYYSPERLRAHLNLLPPGAPSGAGPADDVYGLGVTAFRLLTDTYPFTELEEEQRTQERLRGRLPRAPHEVNPGVPVELSAWVMRLLAARPEERPSMWQVAEALSKAQENTPEQPLFAWETDPERLGPGRRLASRMEYELLLVRARAEENQARVAAEIERAQAEREAPPPSEPESLSPPHPKERKARSRRARAQQSWLAAVGLVVLALGVWWSSEVPSPAPADDKRDAGTVGLGDTPLPAPSRAVSSESERSGMGLDMPMKPLPGQRGPPCRKPAVEIYGGCWVAIEEQSPPCSDDAYAWKNRCYWPIRGPQKPATSDLPESPGER
- a CDS encoding intradiol ring-cleavage dioxygenase, whose protein sequence is MHDEHEDGGLAQDLKLFRASLERRDLLRLALGASLLPLINCDGDSSEPGDGSCSRIPEETAGPYPGDGSNGPNVLSQSGVVRSDIRSSVGSATGTAEGVPLTVTLTLVDSSNGCTPLSGHAVYLWHCDREGRYSLYSSGVTNQNYLRGVQATDSNGQVTFTTIFPACYSGRWPHIHFEVYPNLASATSAGNKLATSQLALPEDACDAVYATTGYQSSVTNLQRVTLSNDNVFSDGSDSQLATVTGSVSGGYVATLTVAINA
- a CDS encoding suppressor of fused domain protein, producing the protein MHEELLQKMARARDAAYGTLGRMEADVLTFILNPTFNGGPRWPSLRQAWRVIHRPGGMLLASDGLSDPFDDQDGPSMGFGIECILETDEPLPRVQDSWPFQALVQVCQTAAGHGGLRQLLDEMKLVSVELSGEGMPDSLVTADDSVGVLLGMGSSTLPTLIQTPAGDVHLVTVKLLLAEELEYVRQNGAKGRAELARRFARNGEEHLSRARRAPVI
- a CDS encoding AAA family ATPase, which codes for MIRSVRFENFRCLREVELPLEPLTVLVGPQASGKTAVLDGLDFQPGCDVKDYWRQEETGRPVVEWRYENGRRMRVEYPLRALDSTPMQGHTLQALALDLAAMREEGRGGRSPVLNRTGDNLSEVFAALPPEARQRVVEELCRLVPTVGGVELREGKGRTQRLRFRDAWREDLWISPDRVGDTVLVLLAYLVLPYQRPPPDVLTVDMPERGLPPWLLGDVMAWLRGMTTGKLGGEPVQVVLATSSPELLEHVSPEEVRVFSREPEDGSVRVSASPEDVADWRQRLAMM
- a CDS encoding DUF2381 family protein; translation: MRSSCLVRLLVLLPLAGAPLARAQPAPCQPEGRRLELADGTASPPEVCIAPGLSTTLLFDAPLLEGEVVLEGREHFERVEAAGRTLVLVPTEKLPATARLRLEVRFAPGTAPTRAAFSLVARSAQAERLVEVSRPPSPTDSCPARAEQLEAALQQCQAERARTSEPFGDPPSLAAMLIGGMFDERDIRALRLDKSELTAAPGEVVQVERLSLHGTRSRLAVKVLLRNRDARPWVLAGASLTDASGQVKQALWIQRREPLAPGASDFVWLELEMPGPGISPRTFTLQLWDEGRQRTATVRGARLP
- a CDS encoding cupin domain-containing protein, yielding MVDELVRTLGLRPHPEGGYYQETYRAPLRVETPRGPRSAGTAIYYLLPRGAFAAWHEVASDEVWHFYDGAPLTLYLLSERGLETVVLGRDVARGERPQVVIPAGVLQAALPKGDYTLVGCTVAPGFDFADWRMPPREELLARHPEHAELVRQLTHPG
- a CDS encoding head protein, with product MNSRKLTSKAKELLAELRAKAPSEEQQELLDVLFDALLFIDSTGQLYAFEDYRQHLASNDPPRVVASFDTREEAEAWLQALPEPPSSAYVLIADRYHLLSYNRELKHRRLFPHPVLEYFLGARIRDGLPPPVASFATKQEAEAWFENEAAPPQQAVITISGEPHLAVYHPNIHHRALYPFSMAAAGEEPQAPLEEPSE